The window TCTGAAGCAACGTCTTTGCCAGAAGCAACGCGTTAGGATCCGATTCTCTTCTCTCAATTAATCGTTGAACGGCATTTTCCGGCCGCGGCACCAGCGATGGCCTCTCGCTACGAAGTGGAAGTGAAAATCCTGTCCGCTAAAGATCTTAAGAACATCAATTGGCGTTACGGTGGCCTGAAACCGTACGCCGTCGTTTGGATTGATCCGAAGAGTAAATCGTCGACGAAGGTCGATGCCGAAGGCGACACGTCGCCGTACTGGGACGAAACGCTAGTCATTCCATTCTCATCGCCGATTGAAGACTCTACGTTGTACATCGACGTGGTCCACGTCGTCTCCGGTGACGAAGACACCAAGCCGCTAATCGGCTCCGCCAAGCTTCACCTCTCTGAGGTCGTCGACGATGTTGGCCTCGGTGAACGATCTCAGCGGACTCTCCAATTGAAACGGCCATCCGGCAGGCCACAAGGGAAGGTCGAAGTTAAAGTAACGGTTCGAGAACCACGTTACCGACCCTCCGATTCTTACTACGCGCCGCCGTATGGGGTCCCACCGCCAGGTACGAACAGGGATTTTTCTGCTCCGCCACCGCCGCAGCCCTATGCCGCTCCGTACTCTGCTCCTCACGATCCTTACTATTCGACGGCCCCACCGTCCGGATACCCCTATGGCGGGTATAATGCACCGGCGCCGTATGGCCAATCGAATTACGGGCAGCCTTCGTACGGGCAGCCGAGTTACGGGCAGCCAGCGTATGGCGATCAGGTTTACGGGCATCCAGAGGAGAAGAAGAGCAAGTACGGGATGGGGACCGGATTGGCTATCGGTGCCGCGGCCGGAGTCTTAGGTGGATTGGCCTTGGGAGAAGGCGTGGAATACTTGGAGGACAAGATCGCCGAGGACGCGGCGGAGAGGGTGGAGGATGATCTTGGGTACGGCGACGATGATTTCTAGGAGAGAAAAGCGGTCGGTTACGGGTCGGGTCAAagcatgtttgtttgttggaaTTTCGGGTATGCTTGTTTGGGGCCCAATGGACTTATGTGCTTATGTCTACAACAGGCCACTCTTTGTTGGGCCCATTTGGGATGCGTGTTGCTCATGTAATCTTGgtccataataataattttcaaaatgacaaaaatatgtaattttctaaaacacaGATAATTAACTTTACATGTTTAATCGAATTACAATAATGTTCTCAGgctatagttttttttatacctttgctttttttatttaaatataaataatttcaaaaacatttacttagaaatatttttcatttttaataatcacAGTATTATCTTTTCTGAAAaaagcatataatataaaataatgtaatacatatatatatatatatatatatatatatatatatat is drawn from Cucurbita pepo subsp. pepo cultivar mu-cu-16 chromosome LG09, ASM280686v2, whole genome shotgun sequence and contains these coding sequences:
- the LOC111802416 gene encoding protein SRC2-like: MASRYEVEVKILSAKDLKNINWRYGGLKPYAVVWIDPKSKSSTKVDAEGDTSPYWDETLVIPFSSPIEDSTLYIDVVHVVSGDEDTKPLIGSAKLHLSEVVDDVGLGERSQRTLQLKRPSGRPQGKVEVKVTVREPRYRPSDSYYAPPYGVPPPGTNRDFSAPPPPQPYAAPYSAPHDPYYSTAPPSGYPYGGYNAPAPYGQSNYGQPSYGQPSYGQPAYGDQVYGHPEEKKSKYGMGTGLAIGAAAGVLGGLALGEGVEYLEDKIAEDAAERVEDDLGYGDDDF